The proteins below are encoded in one region of Tepidimicrobium xylanilyticum:
- the plsY gene encoding glycerol-3-phosphate 1-O-acyltransferase PlsY, which translates to MNGILTAIISYLVGSFSSAYVLGKVLMKKDIRAYGSGNAGTTNAFRVFGKKIGAMTFIFDMLKGMLAVYIGGRIMGYNGEIISGLFVVVGHNWPVFFKFKGGRGIATSFGVLLFLYWPIAIISFVFFVAVVLITRYVSLGSILCAILVPILSITIRKPFDISYFILTVVLAIMAIFRHRDNIKRLIQGKEYKIGQKVK; encoded by the coding sequence TTGAATGGTATATTAACTGCTATAATCTCCTATCTTGTTGGAAGTTTTTCCTCTGCTTATGTTCTTGGAAAAGTGTTGATGAAAAAGGATATAAGAGCTTATGGCAGTGGCAATGCTGGTACTACTAACGCATTTAGAGTTTTTGGTAAAAAGATTGGTGCTATGACTTTTATTTTCGACATGTTAAAGGGCATGTTAGCAGTCTATATTGGAGGAAGAATTATGGGTTATAATGGAGAAATAATTTCAGGATTATTTGTAGTAGTTGGTCATAATTGGCCTGTATTTTTCAAATTTAAAGGAGGTAGAGGTATAGCAACATCTTTTGGTGTATTATTATTCTTATACTGGCCTATAGCCATTATATCCTTTGTGTTTTTTGTAGCTGTAGTGCTTATAACCAGATATGTGTCCTTAGGTTCGATCTTATGCGCCATCTTAGTGCCTATTCTTTCTATTACCATAAGAAAACCTTTTGACATAAGTTATTTCATTTTAACTGTTGTTTTAGCTATAATGGCAATATTTAGACATAGGGACAATATTAAAAGGTT